Proteins found in one Arthrobacter sp. U41 genomic segment:
- a CDS encoding PH domain-containing protein: MKPDAAPEASAGAGEGTPDGAWLRVHPASPFLRGWVALAAIGFFFFRDTFERMLQGGPFIDERIAGRAPWLLLGGGILLLLTVLGYILSWHFTRYQVAEGYVRLNTGFLFKQQRQARLDRVQAIDIVQPLLARIFGLAELKFEVADAGDSAVRLAYLRMDEARQLRATILARAAGAVPDPARPGAAAAEAPEHAVLTVPPGRLLGSLVLSEQTLFVVAGGAASVVLSTLTENRSFYLFLIPAALGMVAAYWNSLNRGYNFTAAISPDGIRLRYGLLDTQAQTLPPGRIQALRISQPPLWRIFGWYRIQVNVAGYGAAGNDGEGGTSRTTLLPVGTFPEVLTMLSLVLPDPGTPDPVRVFAAGINGLAGPAADPAVPGHNDGGFVTTPRRARLLAPLGWRRNGFTATDTALLIRSGRWWRNLVVVPHQRTQSMALEQGPLARRFRVADLVLHTTAGPVSPRLVQAGLDEGRALLDAQAARARAARKRQTSEHWLDQVRALVAEPSHTEEPNRQDHRQHG; the protein is encoded by the coding sequence GTGAAACCGGACGCGGCCCCGGAGGCTTCCGCGGGCGCCGGGGAGGGAACCCCCGACGGCGCGTGGCTGCGCGTGCACCCGGCCTCACCCTTCCTACGCGGCTGGGTGGCGCTGGCCGCCATCGGATTCTTCTTCTTCCGGGATACCTTCGAGCGGATGCTCCAGGGCGGCCCCTTCATCGATGAGCGGATCGCCGGCCGGGCACCGTGGCTGCTACTTGGCGGCGGCATCCTGCTGCTGCTTACCGTGCTCGGCTACATCCTGAGCTGGCACTTCACCCGCTACCAGGTGGCCGAAGGCTATGTCCGGCTGAACACCGGTTTCCTTTTCAAGCAGCAGCGGCAGGCCAGGCTGGACAGGGTCCAGGCGATCGACATCGTCCAGCCGCTGCTGGCCCGGATCTTCGGGCTTGCCGAGCTCAAATTCGAGGTCGCCGACGCCGGCGATTCCGCCGTGCGGCTCGCGTATCTCCGCATGGACGAGGCACGCCAGCTCCGGGCCACCATCCTGGCCCGCGCCGCCGGAGCGGTGCCGGACCCCGCACGCCCCGGGGCCGCCGCCGCGGAAGCGCCCGAACACGCCGTGCTGACCGTACCGCCGGGACGCCTGCTCGGATCCCTGGTCCTGAGCGAGCAGACCCTGTTCGTGGTCGCCGGCGGCGCCGCCTCCGTTGTGCTCTCCACCCTTACCGAGAACCGCAGCTTTTACCTCTTCCTGATTCCCGCGGCGCTGGGCATGGTGGCCGCGTACTGGAATTCCCTCAACAGGGGTTACAACTTCACCGCCGCCATTTCCCCGGACGGCATCCGGCTGCGCTACGGACTGCTGGACACTCAGGCGCAGACCCTGCCGCCGGGCCGGATCCAGGCACTGCGGATCAGCCAGCCCCCGCTCTGGCGGATCTTCGGCTGGTACCGGATCCAGGTCAACGTGGCCGGCTACGGCGCCGCGGGAAACGACGGCGAGGGCGGCACCTCCCGGACCACGCTCCTGCCGGTGGGGACCTTCCCCGAGGTCCTCACCATGCTCTCCCTCGTCCTGCCCGACCCGGGCACCCCGGACCCGGTGCGGGTCTTCGCAGCCGGCATCAACGGCCTCGCCGGCCCTGCGGCGGATCCGGCGGTTCCGGGGCACAACGACGGCGGCTTCGTCACCACCCCGCGGCGGGCCCGGCTGCTGGCGCCACTGGGCTGGCGGCGCAACGGATTCACCGCCACCGACACGGCCCTGCTGATCCGCTCCGGCCGCTGGTGGCGGAACCTCGTGGTGGTCCCGCACCAGCGCACCCAGTCGATGGCGCTGGAGCAGGGACCCCTGGCCAGACGCTTCCGGGTCGCGGACCTGGTGCTGCACACCACCGCCGGACCGGTTTCCCCGCGGCTGGTCCAGGCCGGCCTGGACGAGGGGCGTGCCCTGCTGGATGCACAGGCGGCCCGCGCCCGGGCGGCACGCAAACGCCAGACCAGCGAGCACTGGCTGGACCAGGTCCGGGCACTCGTGGCCGAACCCTCCCACACCGAAGAACCCAACAGACAGGACCACCGGCAGCATGGCTAA
- a CDS encoding Rossmann-like and DUF2520 domain-containing protein: MAKPGRLGIGIIGAGKVGAVLGAALRGAEHAIIGVSAVSDASRERADALLPGVPVLDVPDIVERAELVLLAVPDDALGPLVEGLAKLGAWQPGQLVAHTSGRFGVGILHSVRAAGAIPLALHPAMTFTGMSLDLTRLLDCTFGVTADAAMLPIAQALVVEMGAEPVAIAEADRTLYHAALAHGSNHLVTLVAQSSQLLREVGVEAPERMLGPLLRATLENALASGESALTGPVARGDTGTVAAHAESLREHDGGSDGDILEAYLAMARATARRAGRRGLLKPEQLDAVTKALEGPDDNGKQP; encoded by the coding sequence ATGGCTAAACCAGGACGACTCGGCATCGGAATCATCGGCGCCGGCAAGGTGGGCGCCGTGCTGGGGGCGGCACTGCGCGGGGCGGAGCACGCCATCATCGGAGTCTCCGCCGTTTCGGACGCAAGCCGCGAACGTGCCGACGCCCTGCTGCCCGGGGTCCCGGTGCTGGACGTGCCGGACATCGTCGAGCGCGCCGAACTGGTGCTCCTGGCCGTCCCCGACGACGCACTGGGCCCGCTCGTCGAAGGCCTGGCGAAGCTCGGCGCCTGGCAGCCCGGCCAGCTCGTGGCCCACACCTCCGGTCGTTTCGGCGTCGGGATCCTGCATTCCGTCCGGGCCGCCGGCGCCATCCCGCTGGCGCTGCACCCTGCGATGACCTTCACCGGAATGAGCCTGGACCTCACCCGGCTGCTGGATTGCACCTTTGGCGTCACGGCGGACGCCGCGATGCTACCCATCGCGCAGGCCCTCGTGGTGGAAATGGGGGCGGAGCCGGTCGCGATCGCCGAGGCCGACCGCACGCTGTACCACGCGGCCCTCGCCCACGGCTCCAACCATCTGGTCACCCTGGTGGCGCAGTCCTCGCAGCTGCTCCGGGAGGTCGGCGTTGAAGCCCCCGAGCGGATGCTGGGGCCGTTGCTGCGGGCGACCCTGGAGAACGCGCTCGCCTCGGGCGAGTCGGCCCTGACCGGTCCGGTGGCCCGCGGCGACACGGGCACCGTGGCCGCGCACGCCGAGTCCCTGCGGGAGCACGACGGCGGCTCCGACGGCGATATTCTGGAGGCGTACCTGGCCATGGCCCGGGCGACGGCCCGCCGGGCGGGACGCCGGGGTCTGCTGAAGCCGGAGCAGCTCGACGCCGTCACCAAGGCGCTCGAGGGCCCGGACGATAATGGCAAACAACCCTAA
- the panC gene encoding pantoate--beta-alanine ligase, whose amino-acid sequence MAIHLVTTAAQLRAESTRLLKEKGGTSQGLVPTMGALHEGHAELARTAVGQNEVVVVSIFVNPLQFGEGVDLERYPRTLEADLALLDAVGVDLVFAPDVDEVYPGGAPRVRISAGPMAQKWEGAARPGHFDGALTVVAKLLHYGMPGAAPGGDLPAYRAYFGQKDAQQLALVQRMVADLNFPVEIVPVPIVRSADGLALSSRNRFLSAEEREAALVLSRALRLIEDRANAHQPLDLESAQALVASQPLVELDYFDVVDPNTLEPLAENCRDTPFRGEGLALIAARVGPVRLIDNVPLDS is encoded by the coding sequence TTGGCGATCCACCTCGTGACCACGGCCGCCCAGCTCCGGGCCGAAAGCACCCGTCTGCTCAAGGAAAAGGGCGGCACCTCGCAGGGCCTGGTTCCCACCATGGGCGCCCTGCACGAGGGGCACGCCGAGCTGGCGCGCACCGCCGTCGGGCAGAACGAGGTGGTGGTGGTGAGCATCTTCGTCAACCCGCTGCAGTTCGGCGAGGGCGTGGATCTGGAACGGTACCCACGGACCCTGGAGGCGGACCTGGCGCTGCTGGACGCCGTGGGCGTGGACCTGGTGTTCGCTCCGGACGTGGACGAGGTCTACCCCGGAGGGGCGCCCAGGGTGCGGATCAGCGCGGGCCCGATGGCCCAGAAATGGGAGGGCGCGGCCCGGCCCGGGCACTTCGACGGTGCCCTGACCGTTGTGGCCAAGCTGCTGCACTACGGAATGCCCGGCGCGGCCCCGGGCGGGGATTTGCCGGCGTACCGGGCGTATTTTGGCCAGAAGGATGCGCAGCAGCTGGCACTCGTCCAGCGCATGGTGGCGGACCTGAACTTCCCCGTGGAGATCGTCCCGGTGCCGATTGTGCGTTCCGCCGACGGACTGGCGCTCTCCAGCCGCAACCGCTTCCTCTCCGCCGAGGAACGCGAGGCGGCGCTGGTGCTCTCGCGGGCGCTGCGGCTGATCGAGGACCGGGCCAACGCCCACCAGCCGCTGGACCTTGAGTCCGCGCAGGCCCTCGTGGCGTCCCAGCCGCTCGTTGAACTGGACTACTTCGACGTGGTGGATCCCAACACCCTCGAACCGCTGGCCGAGAACTGCAGGGACACGCCGTTCCGCGGCGAGGGCCTGGCGCTCATCGCGGCCAGGGTGGGCCCGGTCCGTCTGATCGACAACGTCCCGCTGGACTCCTAG
- a CDS encoding SRPBCC family protein: MGHIQQSIQIAAPVDRVTEIATDPHHWSSWWVNLSEAKNVEGDGGAGTVVKHSYLMAGVPFPVTTKVVESTQTGSGGKHVRIEFDGPLKGWQTWDYEPENNGTKVSVEIEYNVPGAAIGKFADRVLVERLQERAREQTLDNLKLMAESGTV; the protein is encoded by the coding sequence ATGGGCCACATCCAGCAGAGCATCCAGATCGCCGCACCCGTGGACCGGGTCACGGAGATCGCCACGGACCCCCACCATTGGTCGTCCTGGTGGGTGAACCTCAGCGAGGCAAAGAACGTGGAGGGCGACGGCGGCGCCGGAACCGTCGTCAAGCACAGCTACCTGATGGCCGGGGTGCCGTTCCCGGTCACGACCAAGGTGGTCGAGAGCACCCAGACCGGGTCCGGCGGCAAACACGTGCGGATTGAATTCGACGGGCCGCTTAAAGGCTGGCAGACCTGGGACTACGAGCCCGAGAATAACGGCACCAAGGTATCCGTGGAGATCGAATACAACGTTCCGGGCGCAGCAATAGGCAAATTCGCAGACCGTGTGCTCGTGGAACGGCTCCAGGAGAGGGCCAGGGAGCAAACCCTCGACAACCTGAAGCTCATGGCCGAGAGCGGAACCGTCTAG
- a CDS encoding alpha/beta fold hydrolase yields the protein MTRENIRTPDGGTIELFSTGAELASAGSGVVVVAASMVTAADYTRFAQKLSASLGRPVHTFNRRGRGSSSPQPEDYTLDVDIKDLDAVMKHTSSTDVFGHSFGGAVALHAARTLPVERLAVYDPAVSVNHSVTADWTTEYEKATAAGDDDRALAVLLRGLETGSALSRMPLSMLTLANKLAAGTPLGKQMRELMKTGVREIKAIIAADMPAEPFLELPLETLIIVGEKSPAYFGVACAQIHDVLSGSSYTILPGMGHDGVNKAPDKLISALSEFFAS from the coding sequence ATGACCCGCGAGAACATCAGAACCCCCGACGGTGGAACGATCGAGCTTTTCAGCACGGGTGCCGAGCTGGCCTCGGCGGGCTCCGGCGTCGTCGTTGTGGCGGCCTCCATGGTGACCGCCGCCGACTACACCCGCTTCGCCCAGAAGCTCAGCGCATCGCTGGGACGCCCGGTGCATACCTTCAACCGGCGCGGCCGCGGCTCCTCCTCACCGCAGCCGGAGGACTACACCCTCGACGTGGACATCAAAGACCTCGACGCGGTCATGAAGCACACCTCCAGCACCGACGTTTTCGGCCACAGCTTCGGCGGCGCGGTGGCACTGCACGCCGCCCGCACCCTGCCGGTGGAACGCCTCGCCGTGTACGATCCGGCCGTCTCCGTGAACCACAGCGTCACCGCGGACTGGACCACCGAGTATGAGAAGGCGACGGCGGCAGGCGACGACGACCGCGCCCTCGCCGTGCTGCTCAGGGGCCTCGAGACCGGCAGCGCCCTGTCCCGGATGCCGCTGTCCATGCTGACCCTGGCGAACAAACTGGCTGCTGGCACGCCGCTCGGCAAACAGATGCGCGAGCTGATGAAGACCGGCGTCCGGGAGATCAAGGCCATCATCGCCGCCGACATGCCGGCCGAGCCGTTCCTGGAACTGCCGCTGGAAACGCTGATCATCGTTGGCGAGAAGAGCCCGGCGTATTTCGGCGTGGCCTGCGCCCAGATCCACGACGTGCTCTCCGGCTCCAGCTACACGATCCTGCCCGGCATGGGCCACGACGGCGTCAACAAGGCACCGGACAAGCTCATCTCCGCGCTGAGCGAGTTCTTCGCCAGCTAG